CCAGCGCCTGCATCGCCTGCCATATTGGCAAAACGCGAGTAGTGGCCCTGGAACGCAACCACAATGTCCTTGGTGGGACCGTTACGGTGCTTGGCAATAAGGATGTCCGCTTCGCCGGCGCGGGGCGATTCTTTGTCGTAGACATCTTCACGGTGCAACAGGATGACCATGTCGGCGTCCTGCTCGATGGAGCCGGATTCACGGAGGTCGGACACCATGGGGCGCTTGTCCTGGCGCTGCTCGGAACCACGGTTCAGCTGTGACAGAGCGATGACGGGAACCTGGAGCTCCTTGGCGAGCAGCTTGAGCGCACGCGAGAACTCAGAAACTTCCTGCTGGCGGGATTCAACTTTTTTTCCGGAGCTCATGAGCTGGAGGTAGTCGAGGATGACCAGCTTGAGGTCGTGCTGCTGCTTCAGGCGGCGGCACTTGGCCCGGATCTCCATGAGGGACATGTTGGGGCTGTCATCGATGAACAACGGAGCATCGTTCATGCGACCCATGGTGGTGGCGATCTTGGACCATTGCTCGTCCTTGATGGTGCCCTTACGGAGGTCTTGCAGACCAATAGTGGCCTCTGCGGAGAGAAGACGCATGGCGATCTCGTTCCGGCCCATTTCCAAGGAGAACATGACTGTAGCCAGGTTGTTCTTTATGGCGGCGGAACGGGCGAAGTCCAGCGCGAACGTGGACTTACCCACGGCAGGACGCGCTGCAATGACGATCATCTGGCCGGGGTGGAGTCCGTGCGTCAGTTCGTCCAGCTCGTAGAAGCCCGTGGGAACCCCGGTCATGCCTTCGCCGCGGTGACCGGAAGCTTCGATCTCGTCCACGGTGGATTCCATGACGTCCTTCAACGCCACGTAGTCCTCTGCAGTGCGCTTTTCCGCCACCGCATAGACCTCGGCCTGGGCCTGGTTGACCAGGTCTTCCACTTCGCCGTCCTGGCCGTAGCCCATCTGGACGATCTTGGTGCCGGCGTTGACAAGGCGGCGAAGGACAGCACGCTCGGCAACAATCTCGGCGTAGTAGCCGGCGTTTGCCGCGGTGGGCACTGTCTGGATGAGCTCGTGGAGGTAGGCGGGGCCACCGATCCTGTTGATTTCTCCGCGCTTGGTCAGTTCATCCGAAACGGTGACGG
Above is a genomic segment from Arthrobacter sp. YN containing:
- the dnaB gene encoding replicative DNA helicase; amino-acid sequence: MSVTHLDSIEGTRASDSSRKPPQDIPAEQSVLGGMMLSKDAIADVVEIVRGHDFYRPAHETIYESIIDLYGRGEPADAVTVSDELTKRGEINRIGGPAYLHELIQTVPTAANAGYYAEIVAERAVLRRLVNAGTKIVQMGYGQDGEVEDLVNQAQAEVYAVAEKRTAEDYVALKDVMESTVDEIEASGHRGEGMTGVPTGFYELDELTHGLHPGQMIVIAARPAVGKSTFALDFARSAAIKNNLATVMFSLEMGRNEIAMRLLSAEATIGLQDLRKGTIKDEQWSKIATTMGRMNDAPLFIDDSPNMSLMEIRAKCRRLKQQHDLKLVILDYLQLMSSGKKVESRQQEVSEFSRALKLLAKELQVPVIALSQLNRGSEQRQDKRPMVSDLRESGSIEQDADMVILLHREDVYDKESPRAGEADILIAKHRNGPTKDIVVAFQGHYSRFANMAGDAGAGGGGF